The genomic stretch tcctacaaatatacaagatcaaataaatactttattgcaatgctaaaaaaaaaaaaaaaagataagaaattattcaaagctAGTATTTGTGTACTTACATTTAAGTTTGCTTGCTTTTTGAATCCCGGGTTCCATTTATTCAATGTCCCTTTATATGTTTCCATATGCCTCATTACAAATAGTCCGCAATCAATGTAATTTTTCGATTCTTTCCAACTCATGTCCACAACCTCTATGGTTAGCTCATCCACCTTCCAGAATAGGGAAGATGACCCCAGTGCTAGGTATTCTTTTAAAGCTGTAACCtggacataaatatttaagtctaccactgttacacattcacacattcataacagtatattcacagattat from Ipomoea triloba cultivar NCNSP0323 chromosome 12, ASM357664v1 encodes the following:
- the LOC115998151 gene encoding uncharacterized protein LOC115998151, which codes for MKDKYRDCPTLLVTALKEYLALGSSSLFWKVDELTIEVVDMSWKESKNYIDCGLFVMRHMETYKGTLNKWNPGFKKQANLNENFLIGLRARYAATIIRWRANILKNIVIKKTKLLYNKK